The following are encoded together in the Hydractinia symbiolongicarpus strain clone_291-10 chromosome 14, HSymV2.1, whole genome shotgun sequence genome:
- the LOC130625759 gene encoding uncharacterized protein LOC130625759, with translation MAASLREKEFNVDIFTILNHQNEHDGNNKKEDMDAGVNAKEMYKLKFEDVWNHIRCTVAPVLSGKSQRKRKVLKKVKEGIQKKVEKMFETDVDGSETIKHIESDLYERFQVRLELIKYMKGQEGSESVVSGCYPLPERNKLDGQDECDADSQETKSSETDELSNDVPLRKKKKWSYMPTKQDELVEKLDGANKRLTRLENLTSTLSYRIHELKEKNASLLLRNAEFTRLKLVEQLGMNRSVQMVDASLFASRFHTGDPLLQEETPCILDSAFISTLKITDFCEGVFASTKRAMFDDGDTVILKTFSKDCRQNNIKNVAHVSHEHRILKFIGRHENLVSSIGVVHFDQSYYSVLHYVAG, from the exons atggcggCGTCGTTGCGAGAAAAAGAATTCAACGTtgatatttttactattttaaatCATCAAAATGAACACGATGGTAATAATAAAAAGGAAGATATGGATGCTGGAGTCAATGCAAAAGAAATGTACAAGCTTAAATTTGAAG ATGTTTGGAATCATATCAGGTGCACAGTTGCTCCAGTTTTAAGTGGAAAATCTCAAAGGAAAAGAAAGGTTCTGAAAAAAGTAAAGGAGGGTATTCAG AAAAAAGTGGAGAAAATGTTTGAAACTGACGTAGATGGAAGTGAGACGATCAAACATATTGAGAGTGACCTATACGAACGATTTCAG GTTCGGTTGGAGTTGATAAAGTACATGAAAGGACAAGAGGGAAGTGAATCTGTTGTCAGCGGCTGCTATCCCTTAccggaaagaaataaa cttgaTGGACAAGATGAATGTGATGCCGATAGTCAAGAAACAAAAAGCTCTGAAACTGATGaa CTTTCCAATGATGTCCCactaagaaagaagaaaaaatggtCGTACATGCCTACAAAACAAGACGAACTGGTAGAAAAACTGGATGGCGCCAATAAGCGGTTGACGAGACTAGAAAATTTAACATCAACATTGAGCTATCGGATCCAcgaattgaaagaaaaaaatgcgtCGCTGCTGCTAAGAAATGCCGAATTCACAAGGTTAAAGCTGGTAGAACAATTAGGCATGAATCGATCAGTACAAATGGTTGATGCGTCCTTGTTTGCGAGTCGCTTTCATACAGGAGATCCACTATTGCAAGAGGAAACCCCTTGCATTCTAGATTCAGCGTTCATTTCTACGCTGAAAATAACAGATTTTTGTGAAGGTGTTTTTGCTTCTACTAAAAGGGCTATGTTCGATGACGGAGATACTGTGATATTGAAAACGTTTTCAAAAGATTGTCGtcaaaataacattaaaaatgttGCCCATGTAAGTCACGAGCACCGGATTTTGAAGTTTATTGGTCGGCACGAAAACCTAGTGAGCAGCATTGGAGTCGTGCATTTCGATCAATCGTATTATTCCGTGCTTCATTACGTTGCTGGTTAG
- the LOC130625750 gene encoding uncharacterized protein LOC130625750 yields the protein MPFAKSNRKGSRIIRTTLRNGYTRSVFKSFQPVTSNSSASITTIEETNNTSAIEDPLVQTEQFDIEEHDNVQFLLSGDIVKKKRCGGYERNKEKELHSWSSVTSNICENYAEKFNLLLLQKCTVCDSSFEEGLVWCKDCGPLATYCQGCADVSHKNIAFHNAITLKPNFDMMTYTFHNELHDAHCYSCSNKYFRVITIVSEKGCLHQCEVWFCTCESEFSKLLKYDLWPSTPTKPSTAISIKLLDQFVALQMEGKISFTSFIDGMSWKTGMHNQTLKRVLTRFMQTDSIDQYRQFQRQLRDLWFSDLTGKKPNQCPACPIDAGSVFYCMDANFGLVLKSSASKSKNTPNNDKNHFIEDDEVDTFMSSYDDKAVENKECNNFQAGNRIRSKRKSSKLSVTGVFGVSCRHEIPKLFLNMRHGERIGYAVLMMNKILAEVLGKDIDVHIMYDIACLLKKHLTKKGTLSKYPKFKLGIPVFHAYGHKSSCQVQHSIRRMEGFGLMDGELMERLWSYLRSFSKITKEMTSAHRVDFLSDALNHFTMTKLEILGKTLVGWYQKANAVYQTSSAEIQTLCLNLDNITDEVIHSWKLEEESKIKWKSVVEQEVGWEFKYYTKIKELNNENTLLLLSSSVSDTARHRIKLNRLESGLSSFEKKHDVNDRWSITSNQYTYHHRKFVQNAVKTTLDTLHTRATERLMLLTLKKRYADGSSICNRLSVQINKICNDLKNLVESLNQTNRECGVYEDVLYKDALDVNSRIYLNTTTVDQVNNTSHNIPASVKSTCVQFYLRKCRATEELQIVRTEMQHVLNYYREMESSLATAIYNNDSPKKIFVIEKLNYVRNTVENMQKLFMDVESNNLEDDFDVTVYCDGQSSDESDEENP from the exons ATGCCTTTTGCAAAGTCTAACAGGAAAGGGTCACGGATCATTCGCACAACTCTCAGAAACGGTTATACAAGAAGTGTTTTCAAGTCATTTCAGCCGGTGACAAGCAATTCCTCTGCAAGCATAACTAccatagaagaaacaaataatacAAGTGCTATTGAGGACCCTTTAGTGCAAACCGAACAATTTGATATTGAAGAACATGATAATGTACAGTTTTTGTTGAGTGGggatatagttaaaaaaaaaagatgtggCGGTTATGAAAGAAACAAAGAGAAAGAATTACATTCCTGGAGTTCTGTCACTTCtaacatttgtgaaaattatGCTGAAAAATTCAACCTTTTGCTTCTTCAAAAGTGTACGGTATGTGATTCGTCGTTTGAGGAAGGGCTTGTTTGGTGCAAAGACTGTGGTCCACTTGCGACATATTGCCAGGGTTGTGCAGACGTTTCCCATAAGAACATTGcatttcataatgcaattactttaaag cCAAACTTTGACATGATGACATATACATTTCACAACGAATTACACGATGCTCACTGTTATTCCTGTTCAAACAAATATTTTCGAGTAATAACAATTGTTTCAGAAAAAG GTTGTCTCCATCAGTGTGAAGTCTGGTTCTGCACATGTGAATCTGAATTTTCGAAGTTGTTAAAGTATGATTTATGGCCATCAACACCTACTAAACCTTCTACTGCCATCTCAATAAAATTGCTGGACCAATTCGTTGCATTGCAAATGGAGGGTAAAATTTCTTTCACTTCATTTATTGATGGAATGTCATGGAAAACTGGTATGCATAACCAAACTCTG aaACGCGTATTAACACGTTTTATGCAAACAGACTCCATTGACCAATACCGTCAATTCCAGCGACAGTTGAGGGATCTATGGTTTTCAGACTTAACAGGAAAAAAACCCAACCAATGTCCAGCATGTCCAATA GATGCTGGGAGTGTTTTCTATTGCATGGATGCTAATTTTGGACTTGTTTTAAAAAGCTCTGCATCAAAATCAAAGAATACCCCAAACAAtgacaaaaatcattttattgaaGATGACGAAGTTGACACATTCATGTCTAGCTATGATGACAAAGCTGTGGAAAATAAG GAATGTAATAACTTTCAAGCAGGGAACCGTAtccgttcaaaaagaaaaagttcaaaGCTTAGTGTGACAGGTGTTTTTGGTGTATCTTGTCGGCATGAAATTCCAAAGCTCTTTCTTAACATGCGACATGGCGAGAG AATTGGTTATGCGGTATTAATGATGAATAAAATCCTAGCTGAAGTGTTGGGTAAAGATATTGACGTCCATATTATGTATGATATTGCCTGTCTGTTGAAGAAACATTTAACT aaaaaaggaaCGTTAAGTAAATACCCCAAATTCAAATTAGGGATACCAGTATTTCACGCATATGGGCACAAAAGTTCTTGTCAG GTACAACATTCGATCCGTAGAATGGAAGGTTTTGGTTTAATGGATGGGGAACTGATGGAAAGACTCTGGTCCTATTTGAGATCGTTTTCAAAAATCACGAAAGAGATGACTTCAGCTCACCGTGTTGACTTTTTGAGTGATGCTTTAAATCATTTTACAATGACTAAGTTAGAAATATTAG GGAAAACACTTGTGGGCTGGTATCAAAAAGCCAATGCTGTCTATCAGACTAGTTCTGCAGAAATCCAAACTTTGTGTTTAAACCTAG ATAATATCACAGACGAGGTTATACACTCATGGAAGTTGGAGGAAGAGTCTAAAATTAAATGGAAAAGTGTTGTAGAGCAAG AGGTTGGTTGGGAATTCAAATATTATACTAAAATTAAAGAGCTGAATAACGAAAATACATTACTCCTGTTAAGTAGTAGTGTTTCTGATACTGCGAGACATAGGATAAAACTAAACAG GTTGGAATCTGGTCTTTCGAGTTTCGAAAAAAAGCACGATGTAAACGATCGTTGGAGTATAACCTCAAATCAGTACACGTATCATCATCGCAAATTCGTTCAGAATGCTGTAAAAACCACTTTGGATACTTTACATACTCGTGCAACTGAAAGGTTAATGTTACTGACTTTAAAGAAACGATATGCAG ATGGTTCTTCGATATGCAATCGTTTATCAGTGCAAATCAATAAAATCTGCAATGACCTAAAGAATTTAGTTGAGTCGTTAAATCAGACGAACAGAGAATGTGGTGTGTACGAAGATGTGTTGTATAAAGATGCATTGGACGTCAATTCCAGGATATATTTAAACACTACTACGGTTGATCAG GTTAATAACACTTCACATAACATTCCTGCATCAGTAAAAAGTACGTGCGTACAATTTTACCTGCGCAAGTGTCGTGCTACCGAGGAGCTTCAAATTGTTCGTACGGAAATGCAGCACGTATTAAACTACTATAGAGAAATGGAATCCTCATTGGCTACTGCTATTTATAATAACGATTCtccaaaaaaaatctttgttataGAAAAACTAAATTATGTACGAAATACAGTAGAAAATATGCAGAAACTATTTATGGATGTCGAAAGCAACAATCTCGAAGATGATTTTGATGTGACTGTTTATTGCGATGGACAATCTTCAGATGAATCTGATGAAGAAAACCCATGA